The DNA sequence CGACAGCATCGACCTCTTCCCCGATCTGCCCCAATTCCGCCTGGAATGCCGACGTCTCGCTGCGGACCTTGTCCACGTCCACGGTGTGGAACAGGCGATGGAACCGGTTGCGCAGGGAGAAGAGCCGGCCCGCCATCTCCTTGGTTCCGATTCCGAGCCGGTGCAGGGACGCCAGGGAGCTGTCCAGCCCCCTGATCATGCCGTCGGTCTCCGCGACGGCCTCCTTAATTTCCTCCGCCCGGCCGTAGGAGTGGCAGCGTGAGCAATCCTCTGAGTTGATCAGGTCGTGGGTCGCCTCGCGTACGTCGTGGTTGCCGTGACAGGATACGCAGTGCGGGCCGCCCCCTCCCAGGGCCTGACCGTGAGCGCTCTGCAGGTAATCCTCCTGGACCCCGACGTGGCACTTGCCGCAAAAGGAGGGAATCTCCTCCTCGGTCGGGACGCCGACAAAGCCCCGCTCGGGGCTCATGGCCATGGCGTAGTCGGTGGGATCGCCCCCGTGACAGCCGTGGCAGGAGATCCCGTTTGCCGCGTGCACGCTGCCTTCCCAGAGGGCCACCGGCTCGCCCAGACGCCCCTGCAACCCGCCGTGACATTGGATGCAGACCGTCTCGGGGCGCGCCTCCGGCGTCTGCCCCCAGGCGCCGGAGGCCAGAGACAAAATCGCGAGCAAGGCTGTCGTTCCCAGGAATAATCCTCTCATGAATAATGCCCCCAGATGGAGATGGCCACGATCAGGAAAATGCCGAGGAAAAAGGCGGTTGTAAACAAAGGCCGGTGTGCGGGCCGCCTTTCGACCCCGCGGTCGAGAAAAGGCAACAGGGCCAGGAAGGTCATCAGCGCCCCCTGGGCCGCCAGCCCCAGGAGCTTGCTGGGAAAGATCTTCAGGGTCTGGTAGGCCCACAGGAAATACCACTCGGGCTTGATGTGCTCGGGGGTACTGAAGGGGTCCGCCGGGTCCAGAGCATCGGCGGGGATAAAGATCTGCGGGGCGAAGAAGGTCACCCCCGCCAGGAGGGCGAGAAAAAACATCACCACCGCCATCTCCTTGGCCGTGTAGTTGGGAAAGAAGGGGATGCCGTCCGGGTGATCTTCGTGGGTGAAGACCGGTCCGCACTGCGCCGGCCGGGCATCCTCGCCGAAGGGAGGCGTCGAGACCCCCGCCCGCCGAACGCAGAAGAGATGAAAACAGATCAGGCCCATCAGCACCAGGGGCAGTCCCATGACGTGGAGGGCGAAAAAACGGCCCAGGGTCGGGGCCCCGACC is a window from the Desulfuromonas sp. genome containing:
- a CDS encoding cytochrome bc complex cytochrome b subunit; translated protein: MALLRWIVDWVDVRLGVRAAWESNFTGYRLPRNVNAWYALGAVLLSLFALQFLTGILLLVYYVPDTERAFASVERIMNEVPFGWLIRYLHVVGSNLIVVVLLLHMLSVLFMGSYKRPRELTWLSGFILFNLALFLCLTGYLLPWSQLSFWATTVATDAAGAVPLVGEKLVTLLRGAPSVGAPTLGRFFALHVMGLPLVLMGLICFHLFCVRRAGVSTPPFGEDARPAQCGPVFTHEDHPDGIPFFPNYTAKEMAVVMFFLALLAGVTFFAPQIFIPADALDPADPFSTPEHIKPEWYFLWAYQTLKIFPSKLLGLAAQGALMTFLALLPFLDRGVERRPAHRPLFTTAFFLGIFLIVAISIWGHYS
- a CDS encoding cytochrome C, coding for MRGLFLGTTALLAILSLASGAWGQTPEARPETVCIQCHGGLQGRLGEPVALWEGSVHAANGISCHGCHGGDPTDYAMAMSPERGFVGVPTEEEIPSFCGKCHVGVQEDYLQSAHGQALGGGGPHCVSCHGNHDVREATHDLINSEDCSRCHSYGRAEEIKEAVAETDGMIRGLDSSLASLHRLGIGTKEMAGRLFSLRNRFHRLFHTVDVDKVRSETSAFQAELGQIGEEVDAVESQLSKRKLWGAIGVVLLVLAGFLFLLLRKTYAEEEGLE